A single window of Candidatus Rhabdochlamydia oedothoracis DNA harbors:
- the thrS gene encoding threonine--tRNA ligase, which yields MLVCIDKKEYEMPPGSSAKDVAEKLHKVAPEQSLAVKLNGAICDLSSILHEGDQLSLIDFASKEGKEIFWHTSAHVLAQAVLRLFPEAKPTIGPPIEQGFYYDFANLKISDTDFENIEKEVYKIISENHEPIRHVLADKKEALLVFKNNPYKGELIEGFSEEGIITAYEQAEFFDLCRGPHLPNLGKIKAFKILKTAGAYWRGDSKREMLTRIYAISFPDRKMLKEYITFLEEAKKRDHKILGPKLDLFSIREEAPGMPFIHPKGMIVWNQLIHLWKIMHKKAGYEEIKTPQIMSQELWETSGHWEHYRENMYTFSIEERHFAIKPMNCPGCMLYYKSKSHSYRELPLRISELGHVHRHEASGALSGLFRVRSFHQDDAHLFMQKSDIKQEILSVIALIEETYSKFGLSYRLELSTKPENSIGSDEDWEIATNGLKEALDTWGKPYRINEADGAFYGPKIDIHITDALSRSWQCGTIQLDMALPEKFELEYMDKDGQLKRPIMIHRALFGSVERFMGILIEHFVGKFPLWLSPSQLRIIPIADRHEPYANEVCSVIKQTGFQSDVDASHESVNKKVRNAQLMQYNYILILGDKELENQSINLRTRDNVVHGELALNVFLHKIEQERSDYSLTSYFAEEVNA from the coding sequence ATGTTAGTCTGTATCGATAAAAAAGAATATGAGATGCCACCGGGTAGCAGCGCAAAAGATGTAGCAGAAAAATTGCACAAAGTAGCCCCAGAGCAATCCCTAGCTGTTAAACTCAATGGAGCTATCTGCGATCTCTCTAGTATTTTACATGAGGGGGATCAATTAAGTTTGATCGACTTTGCTAGCAAAGAAGGAAAAGAAATTTTTTGGCATACCTCTGCACATGTTCTAGCTCAAGCGGTTTTGCGATTATTTCCAGAGGCAAAACCAACAATCGGTCCTCCTATTGAACAAGGATTTTACTACGATTTTGCGAACTTAAAAATATCTGATACCGATTTCGAAAACATAGAGAAAGAGGTTTATAAAATCATCAGCGAAAATCATGAACCTATAAGACATGTGCTAGCTGATAAAAAAGAAGCTCTTTTAGTTTTTAAAAATAATCCTTACAAAGGGGAACTCATAGAAGGATTTTCAGAAGAGGGAATCATTACCGCTTATGAGCAAGCAGAGTTTTTTGATCTTTGCAGGGGGCCTCATTTACCTAATCTAGGCAAAATTAAAGCTTTTAAAATTTTAAAAACAGCAGGAGCTTACTGGCGCGGAGATTCTAAACGCGAAATGTTGACTCGAATTTATGCGATTTCCTTTCCCGATCGAAAAATGCTCAAAGAATATATAACCTTTCTGGAAGAAGCTAAAAAACGAGATCACAAAATTTTAGGTCCCAAGCTTGATTTATTTTCCATTAGAGAAGAAGCACCTGGTATGCCTTTTATTCATCCCAAAGGAATGATCGTTTGGAATCAATTAATCCACCTTTGGAAGATCATGCATAAAAAAGCTGGTTACGAAGAGATTAAAACCCCTCAAATTATGAGCCAAGAACTTTGGGAAACCTCTGGTCACTGGGAACATTATCGTGAAAATATGTACACTTTTTCCATTGAAGAGCGTCATTTTGCGATTAAGCCTATGAACTGCCCTGGCTGTATGCTCTATTATAAATCTAAATCTCATAGCTACAGAGAACTTCCTTTGCGCATTTCAGAACTAGGTCACGTACACAGACACGAAGCATCAGGAGCATTAAGTGGACTATTTCGTGTACGCAGTTTTCATCAAGATGATGCGCATCTTTTCATGCAAAAGTCTGATATTAAACAAGAAATTTTGAGTGTGATTGCACTGATTGAAGAAACCTATAGCAAATTCGGCTTATCTTATCGTTTAGAACTTTCCACTAAACCAGAGAATAGCATTGGCTCTGATGAAGATTGGGAAATTGCAACAAACGGATTAAAAGAAGCCCTTGATACTTGGGGAAAACCTTATCGGATCAATGAGGCAGATGGAGCTTTTTATGGTCCTAAAATTGATATCCACATTACAGATGCGCTATCTCGCAGCTGGCAATGTGGAACCATTCAACTCGATATGGCTTTGCCTGAGAAGTTTGAATTGGAATATATGGATAAAGATGGTCAATTGAAACGCCCGATTATGATCCATCGCGCCTTGTTTGGCTCAGTTGAGCGCTTTATGGGAATTTTGATCGAACATTTTGTAGGTAAATTCCCTCTATGGCTAAGCCCTTCCCAATTAAGAATTATACCTATAGCAGATAGACATGAACCTTATGCCAATGAAGTGTGTTCGGTCATTAAACAGACAGGATTTCAAAGCGATGTAGATGCTTCTCATGAATCAGTGAATAAAAAAGTGAGAAATGCACAACTCATGCAATACAATTATATTCTGATTTTAGGCGATAAAGAACTAGAGAATCAATCGATTAATTTGCGCACTCGCGATAATGTTGTGCATGGAGAGCTTGCGTTGAATGTTTTTTTGCATAAGATTGAGCAAGAGAGGAGTGATTACTCTTTAACATCTTATTTTGCAGAGGAAGTGAATGCCTAG
- a CDS encoding IS30 family transposase encodes MIFNNQTQGETLPKGYHHLTYDQRCQIYILKARGDTSSSIANILKVHHSTISRELKRNKGQRGYRHQQAQEKAFLRKNSQPNKKMTPQIVTRIEEKIKLQWSPIQISGWLKRHGKEHVSHETIYNHIWKDKRQGGQLYRELRHRGKKYNKQRKGASGRGNMPGRIDIKQRPCIVEKKTRLGDWELDTVIGAGHKGVIVSMVERTSKLTKLAKVSHKTAEEVSQALIEQLKPIKDFVHTLTADNGKEFAYHQMVSFELETDFYFATPYHSWERGLNEHTNGLVRQYFPKTQSFLDTTSKDIERVETLLNNRPRKALNFETPLEVFTRLSTNMLCSGAQ; translated from the coding sequence GTGATTTTTAACAATCAAACACAAGGAGAGACCTTGCCTAAAGGCTACCATCACCTAACCTATGACCAAAGATGTCAGATTTATATTTTAAAAGCTAGAGGAGATACATCTAGCTCAATAGCAAACATTCTAAAAGTTCATCATAGCACTATTAGTAGGGAACTTAAGAGAAATAAAGGGCAACGAGGATACCGTCATCAGCAAGCTCAAGAAAAAGCATTTCTTAGAAAAAATTCTCAGCCCAATAAAAAAATGACTCCTCAAATAGTTACCCGTATTGAAGAAAAAATCAAGTTGCAATGGAGCCCTATACAAATATCCGGATGGCTTAAAAGACATGGTAAAGAACATGTTAGTCATGAGACCATCTATAATCATATCTGGAAAGATAAACGACAGGGAGGACAGCTTTATAGAGAGCTCCGTCATCGAGGGAAAAAATATAACAAGCAGAGAAAGGGAGCTTCTGGAAGAGGGAACATGCCTGGTCGTATAGATATTAAGCAACGGCCTTGTATTGTAGAAAAAAAGACTCGTTTAGGAGACTGGGAACTAGATACAGTCATAGGGGCAGGACATAAAGGCGTAATTGTATCAATGGTAGAAAGAACTTCCAAGCTAACTAAGCTCGCCAAAGTTTCTCATAAAACTGCAGAGGAAGTAAGTCAAGCGTTAATTGAACAACTTAAACCTATCAAAGATTTTGTACACACATTAACAGCAGACAACGGAAAAGAATTTGCCTATCACCAAATGGTTAGTTTCGAGCTAGAGACAGACTTCTACTTTGCAACGCCCTACCATTCTTGGGAAAGAGGCTTAAATGAGCATACAAACGGACTAGTTAGGCAATATTTTCCTAAAACACAAAGCTTTTTAGATACGACTTCCAAGGATATAGAAAGGGTGGAAACTTTACTAAATAACAGACCTAGAAAGGCTCTCAACTTCGAAACTCCACTAGAAGTGTTTACGAGATTATCTACAAACATGCTATGCTCGGGTGCACAATAG
- a CDS encoding IS630 transposase-related protein, with amino-acid sequence MPKPYSMDLRKRVLQYLEENNDKMKASQLFQVGIATVYRWVKRKKQRGNVEPLKKKSTYKKIDDQRLIAYVEKNPGHFLSEIAKHFGLTLQAIFYALKRLKITRKKRLRFIRKGMRKQERNI; translated from the coding sequence ATGCCTAAACCTTATTCAATGGATCTAAGAAAACGAGTGCTTCAATACCTAGAAGAAAATAACGACAAAATGAAGGCCAGCCAGCTATTTCAAGTTGGGATTGCAACTGTCTACCGATGGGTAAAGCGTAAGAAACAAAGAGGAAACGTAGAACCTCTAAAAAAGAAAAGCACTTATAAGAAAATTGATGATCAGAGATTAATCGCTTATGTAGAAAAAAACCCCGGTCATTTTTTATCAGAGATTGCAAAGCATTTTGGTTTGACTTTGCAAGCAATCTTTTACGCTTTGAAAAGACTCAAGATCACAAGAAAAAAAAGATTGCGTTTTATAAGGAAAGGAATGCGGAAGCAAGAGCGGAATATCTAA
- a CDS encoding IS630 family transposase, protein MKKLILSQRADLEHKLKHPKDYSERNRLCVILGYDEGISTKNLAKTLRISPITVQKYLREYDSENKTGSSPRGGSKSKLSQDQKESLLKHLQEKTYLKVKGIIAYVHEQYGIKYSRSGMTDWLIQHGFVYKRPKKIPGKLDPEKQRIFIEQYRALKETLNPDEEIYFIDAVHPEHQSQAVCGWIKKGVQKTLQTSGKQLRLHFAGALCLTGMKIFTEEYKTVDADAMLDFFKKLEKQTEARIIHVILDNARSNKNKKLEEFLMSSRIKVHYLPPYSPNLNPIERLWKILKEKKVYNRYYETSVTFFQAIRGFFLEEIPKITDILKCRINDKFQVVDLNPIKLAV, encoded by the coding sequence ATGAAAAAACTGATCCTTAGCCAGAGAGCTGACTTAGAACACAAGTTAAAGCATCCAAAAGACTATTCTGAACGGAATAGGCTTTGTGTAATTTTGGGCTATGATGAGGGTATCTCAACAAAAAATCTTGCTAAAACACTCCGGATAAGCCCTATCACTGTTCAGAAATACCTCAGAGAATATGATTCCGAAAATAAAACTGGAAGTAGCCCTCGAGGCGGTAGCAAATCAAAACTTTCACAAGACCAAAAAGAGTCTCTACTAAAACACCTACAGGAAAAGACCTATCTTAAAGTCAAAGGGATCATAGCTTATGTGCATGAGCAATATGGGATAAAATATTCCCGAAGTGGCATGACAGATTGGCTCATACAGCACGGATTTGTTTATAAACGTCCTAAAAAGATTCCTGGGAAATTAGATCCTGAAAAACAACGAATTTTCATAGAACAATATAGGGCTTTAAAGGAGACCTTAAACCCTGATGAAGAGATCTATTTCATAGATGCTGTGCATCCTGAACATCAGTCCCAAGCCGTATGTGGATGGATCAAAAAAGGCGTTCAAAAGACTTTGCAGACATCCGGGAAACAATTGCGATTGCATTTTGCTGGAGCTCTTTGCCTGACAGGAATGAAGATTTTTACAGAGGAATATAAGACAGTTGATGCCGATGCAATGCTCGATTTTTTCAAGAAGCTAGAAAAACAGACAGAGGCTCGAATTATTCATGTAATTTTGGATAATGCAAGATCAAACAAAAATAAGAAACTAGAAGAGTTTCTGATGTCTTCTAGGATTAAAGTGCACTATCTCCCTCCTTATTCGCCGAATTTGAATCCTATTGAACGCTTGTGGAAGATCTTAAAGGAAAAGAAGGTATACAATCGATATTACGAAACGTCGGTGACTTTTTTTCAGGCAATTAGAGGATTCTTCTTAGAAGAGATACCGAAAATAACAGATATTTTGAAATGTAGGATAAACGACAAGTTTCAAGTCGTTGACTTAAATCCCATTAAGCTAGCCGTTTGA
- a CDS encoding IS630 transposase-related protein, with product MDDQRLIAYVEKNPDHFLSEIAKHFGLTLQAIFYALKRLKITRKKRLRFIRKGTRKQERNI from the coding sequence ATTGATGATCAGAGATTAATCGCTTATGTAGAAAAAAACCCCGATCATTTTTTATCAGAGATTGCAAAGCATTTTGGTTTGACTTTGCAAGCGATTTTTTACGCTTTGAAAAGACTCAAGATTACAAGAAAAAAAAGATTGCGTTTTATAAGGAAAGGAACGCGGAAGCAAGAGCGGAATATCTAA
- a CDS encoding IS630 family transposase, whose amino-acid sequence MAFYKERNAEARAEYLKKIEAISPEKRVYLDQSGISQYVHRQYARSARGKQIFGGISGKRFGRQSVISALQGKKLLAPMCFEGTCHTDLFNVWLKQELIPNLTHGQVLILDNASFHKSKTTRTLIEESGYEMLFLPPYSPDLNPIEKYWANMKTKIRELLPTVANLSEALDQAVLSISI is encoded by the coding sequence ATTGCGTTTTATAAGGAAAGGAACGCGGAAGCAAGAGCGGAATATCTAAAAAAGATAGAGGCAATTTCTCCTGAAAAAAGGGTCTATTTGGATCAGAGCGGAATCAGTCAATATGTGCATAGGCAATATGCGAGGAGCGCGAGGGGAAAACAAATATTTGGAGGAATTTCAGGAAAACGATTTGGTAGACAGAGTGTAATTTCGGCACTACAAGGGAAGAAATTGCTGGCACCGATGTGTTTTGAAGGAACTTGCCATACGGATCTATTTAATGTATGGCTAAAACAGGAATTGATTCCAAATTTGACTCATGGCCAAGTTTTGATTCTCGATAACGCGAGCTTTCATAAATCAAAGACAACTAGAACATTGATAGAGGAAAGTGGATACGAAATGCTCTTTCTCCCGCCTTATTCACCGGACTTAAATCCTATCGAAAAATATTGGGCCAATATGAAAACGAAAATCCGAGAACTTTTACCTACTGTAGCTAATTTATCCGAAGCCTTAGATCAAGCTGTTTTATCAATTTCAATTTAA
- a CDS encoding IS630 family transposase translates to MKKLIPSQRAVLEHKLKHPKDYSERNRLCVILGYDEGISTKNLAKALRISPITVQEYLREYDSENKTGSSPRGGSKSKLSQDQTESLLKHLQEKTYLKVKGIIAYVHEQYGIKYSQSGMTDWLIQHGFVYKRPKKIPGKLDPEKQRIFIEQYMALKETLNPDEEIYFIDAVHPEHQSQAVCGWIKKGVQKTLQTSGKQLRLHFAGALCLTGMKIFTEEYKTVDADAMLDFFKKLEKQTEARIIHVILDNARSNKNKKLEEFLMSSRIKVHYLPPYSPNLNPIERLWKILKEKTVYNRYYETSVTFFQAIRGFFLEEIPKITDILKCRINDKFQVVDLNPIKLAV, encoded by the coding sequence ATGAAAAAACTGATCCCTAGCCAGAGAGCTGTCTTAGAACACAAGTTAAAGCATCCAAAAGACTATTCTGAACGGAATAGGCTTTGTGTAATTTTGGGCTATGATGAGGGTATCTCAACAAAAAATCTTGCTAAAGCACTCCGGATAAGCCCTATCACTGTTCAGGAATACCTCAGAGAATATGATTCCGAAAATAAAACTGGAAGTAGCCCTCGAGGCGGTAGCAAATCAAAACTTTCACAAGACCAAACAGAGTCTCTACTAAAACACCTACAGGAAAAGACCTATCTTAAAGTCAAAGGGATCATAGCTTATGTGCATGAGCAATATGGGATAAAATATTCCCAAAGTGGCATGACAGATTGGCTCATACAGCACGGATTTGTTTATAAACGTCCTAAAAAGATTCCTGGGAAATTAGATCCTGAAAAACAACGAATTTTCATAGAACAATATATGGCTTTAAAGGAGACATTAAACCCTGATGAAGAGATCTATTTCATAGATGCTGTGCATCCTGAACATCAGTCCCAAGCCGTATGTGGATGGATCAAAAAAGGCGTTCAAAAGACTTTGCAGACATCCGGGAAACAATTGCGATTGCATTTTGCTGGAGCTCTTTGCCTGACAGGAATGAAGATTTTTACAGAGGAATATAAGACAGTTGATGCCGATGCAATGCTCGATTTTTTCAAGAAGCTAGAAAAACAGACAGAGGCTCGAATTATTCATGTAATTTTGGATAATGCGAGATCAAACAAAAATAAGAAACTAGAAGAGTTTCTGATGTCTTCTAGGATTAAAGTGCACTATCTCCCTCCTTATTCGCCGAATTTGAATCCTATTGAACGCTTGTGGAAGATCTTAAAGGAAAAGACGGTATACAATCGATATTACGAAACGTCGGTGACTTTTTTTCAGGCAATTAGAGGATTCTTCTTAGAAGAGATACCGAAAATAACAGATATTTTGAAATGTAGGATAAACGACAAGTTTCAAGTCGTTGACTTAAATCCCATTAAGCTAGCCGTTTGA